Proteins from a genomic interval of Pseudomonas silesiensis:
- a CDS encoding DUF6861 domain-containing protein encodes MDLLANVPSWADVERNLDQKFSELNQGVNEGLQSVHDNWNGFTRRVGNGASQAYGYMGGHRIDAVNRAMTLSYPIIQMDLKRKWASIEIEQILPVLLQLVKEVSMILGGSVAIGTVAGGAAGAFAFGIGAAPGAAAGAGIGLQVGNLILMGLGLSAIAEYFYQGLPACLSSLQEGIATAWHAEEGVKPSGLDPTGGSAALVQERIERSARQLARGQEQLVLLLLTAIVTYLTRGQMKAGVVGSMESIATRSAKLQAQISNKQLAGWLARNEQKLLAQAELHVKEPAPLAKVELPEVKKITERPVEAKRPPAPPPLMSLRDAVGQQTAERWIANGRKIADKADPDRSRLLTDDQIGALHGYTTNEGYTWINPALRGKTPITEQMEAFATHAKDGLAKLPRYVEGETYRGTSLPADVLTEIRMGHPTSDGAFFSTSAETGKAFSGNVRIVTRGTSGRDISFLSGHREAEVLYPPGTQFNVLNKIESGSVTHLLYQEIP; translated from the coding sequence ATGGATCTTTTAGCGAATGTGCCCAGCTGGGCCGACGTCGAACGAAACCTCGATCAGAAATTCAGCGAACTGAACCAGGGCGTCAACGAAGGCTTGCAGAGCGTTCACGACAACTGGAACGGCTTCACCCGACGAGTAGGTAACGGTGCTAGCCAGGCCTATGGCTACATGGGCGGTCACCGGATCGATGCAGTGAATCGGGCGATGACCCTCTCCTACCCGATCATCCAGATGGACCTCAAGCGCAAGTGGGCCTCGATCGAAATCGAGCAGATCCTTCCTGTGCTGCTGCAGCTGGTCAAAGAAGTCTCGATGATTCTGGGCGGTAGCGTCGCGATCGGCACCGTGGCTGGCGGCGCAGCGGGTGCATTTGCATTTGGTATTGGCGCAGCGCCCGGCGCTGCCGCCGGGGCAGGTATCGGCTTGCAAGTCGGCAATCTTATTCTGATGGGCTTGGGCTTATCCGCCATCGCCGAGTATTTTTACCAAGGCCTGCCCGCCTGCCTCTCTTCATTGCAGGAAGGCATTGCCACCGCCTGGCACGCCGAAGAAGGCGTCAAACCTTCCGGCCTGGACCCAACCGGCGGCTCCGCGGCGCTGGTGCAGGAACGCATCGAACGCTCGGCGCGCCAATTGGCTCGCGGCCAGGAGCAACTGGTGTTGCTGCTACTCACTGCCATCGTCACCTACCTGACGCGCGGCCAGATGAAGGCGGGCGTAGTGGGCAGCATGGAAAGCATCGCAACACGCAGTGCGAAGCTACAGGCCCAGATATCGAACAAGCAGTTGGCGGGCTGGTTGGCGCGTAATGAGCAGAAGTTGTTGGCTCAGGCTGAGTTACATGTGAAGGAACCGGCGCCTTTGGCGAAGGTGGAATTACCTGAAGTCAAAAAAATAACGGAGCGACCCGTTGAGGCAAAGCGTCCACCGGCGCCGCCACCGCTGATGTCGCTCAGAGATGCGGTGGGCCAGCAAACTGCAGAAAGATGGATTGCAAACGGTAGAAAAATTGCCGACAAAGCTGACCCTGATCGTTCACGGTTGCTAACCGATGACCAGATTGGGGCTCTTCACGGGTACACAACGAATGAGGGGTACACTTGGATCAATCCGGCCTTACGCGGAAAGACGCCAATTACTGAGCAAATGGAGGCCTTCGCAACGCATGCAAAAGATGGCTTAGCCAAGCTTCCTCGCTATGTAGAAGGTGAAACCTACCGGGGAACAAGCTTGCCAGCAGATGTACTCACCGAAATACGAATGGGACATCCTACTAGCGATGGCGCATTCTTTAGCACCTCTGCTGAGACAGGCAAGGCTTTCAGTGGCAACGTTCGAATCGTGACTCGTGGCACATCTGGAAGGGACATCAGCTTTCTATCCGGGCACCGCGAGGCGGAGGTTCTCTACCCTCCGGGAACACAATTCAATGTGCTTAATAAAATTGAATCCGGGTCAGTGACCCACCTTCTTTACCAAGAGATCCCATGA